The window AAGAAGTTTTTGTTGcattcaatttttattttccctgtaaaaaaataaaagatatatttttttatttttacacatttttaCATTGACACTTGGCAGTATTTCTTTTCTCTCTTCTCTTTTCACTTCAATTTGCTTAGTTCTAAGATAATacgaatgaaaaaatgacaaaactatgttttaaattttgttatacTGATTTCCCAGATTTTTTCTCTCCGTttctgaatttttttttcaatccATAGAAGAGTCGACATGTGTTTAATTAACTCCGGAGATTTATCATAGTAATAATGGTGCTCCAacttattttcaaatttttttatgacttgttcataatttacGTTTCCTATTTTGTCCATTAACTTATCAGTGAGTCTCCTTTCTTCCCCGTGTTCGCATTCGATCATGTAATTAACCTGAATATGCAAAGAAATTTTTCCAGTTGAATAAACTTTGTTATGGATGCAtaacatatttgtatatatacttatacatatatgtaaatgcacatacatatatatatatatatatatatatatatatgcatttggACAAATTTCCTGTTCCTCACCTGCTCTTTAATGCTCTTCCTCTCATATATTAACATTCgggtaattaaaaaataggaaagGTGGGTAAGGCTGATAATATgccttttatttattttttttatactacCTCGATTATCTAAGCACAAACACATTTCTACTTTTTCACGCTTTTTGAAGTCTAGCTTGGGTCTATTAAGacctttatttttctttatttcttcgCTTTCTTTATTGTTTTCTTCATCTGTTAATTGGTTATTTCTCTCACTCTCTGAATTTTTAACTTCCCCATCTTTGTTACATTCTTACCAAAATGGgcaatcaaaaaaaaaaaaaaaaagaaaggaaaagagAAGAAAGCAAAAAAAGATGTAATTCACATGGGAATGAAAAGgagtctttttttttttttttttttttttattaaaaggaAGCGTTCAGGTGTACATTTTGTGTGTTCATGTGTTtgtgtgtattttttttttttttttttttctagctatattttatttttactgtgTCCTTACCATTTGCAGAGTATCCCTCACAATTTGTGTTACTTCCTTTTTTGAAGTTATGAAAAAAGCTTTTTTTAAAGGCATATAGTTCtctcaaaaaatgaaaatcgTAATATGTGTAATATACGATaggaataaaaaggaaatctCCTGGTTTCATGTAGGAATATAAAAACGAATTTTGTCTTTCcattatttcataaatatatatacaactaTACGTAAGATTCATATGTAGCATTGCAAGTTGTTCCTTTTCAAAATCTTCCTGTTCGTTAGTAATGgcaatttcttttttttcctgggAATGTGTTAAGTGTTTATGGTTACCCCgttcttttatattagtGCTACTggtattttcttttccatcCTCTGTATCACTTCCGTTCCGTTCTTCATCACTCCCGTTTGCTTCTTCATAATTTGTGCTCCATTCTTCATCACTCCCGCTTGCTTCTTCATCATTTCTTCTCCATTCTTCATTACTCCATTCCTTCTCTTCATCCCCTGTCGTATCTCCTCCTACCTGGCTACTTCCCGAATGATGGTCCTTCATATCCTCATGATCAGAATTCCCCTGTGCACTGCTTATATTACTTCCTTCATGGTCATACTTAGAAGAAGAAGCATAAGAAGAAGAgcatatactttttttcattctgtCTATACTGCTTCTACTTTCATAGAAGGGGTTAATAACAGGAAATAAGTTTTCATTTGAATcgtcatata of the Plasmodium malariae genome assembly, chromosome: 6 genome contains:
- the PmUG01_06014900 gene encoding conserved Plasmodium protein, unknown function; this translates as MEVKIKSKNEENLEYIKKYVGYDLAKALFLTIKTDTEDPLTLISKHLQNIASFNEEKKKKKKIFKKKLYSYNIKIHDEISKNFTKKKVKDLYEFVNSKGNNLFDDYAEFSKFLNLIKNVFEVENVYVGKIYKKSEKGRGNVKGNGNKKGKGKGNASIILKFIHTSENCDLKETVLFDKKEINNMFTPVLAKKEENFLFETNYLFPNMIKENFIYDDSNENLFPVINPFYESRSSIDRMKKSICSSSYASSSKYDHEGSNISSAQGNSDHEDMKDHHSGSSQVGGDTTGDEEKEWSNEEWRRNDEEASGSDEEWSTNYEEANGSDEERNGSDTEDGKENTSSTNIKERGNHKHLTHSQEKKEIAITNEQEDFEKEQLAMLHMNLTYSCIYIYEIMERQNSFLYSYMKPGDFLFIPIVYYTYYDFHFLRELYAFKKSFFHNFKKGSNTNCEGYSANECNKDGEVKNSESERNNQLTDEENNKESEEIKKNKGLNRPKLDFKKREKVEMCLCLDNRGSIKKINKRHIISLTHLSYFLITRMLIYERKSIKEQVNYMIECEHGEERRLTDKLMDKIGNVNYEQVIKKFENKLEHHYYYDKSPELIKHMSTLLWIEKKIQKRREKIWEIRKIKIECNKNFFLTLLSCYIILEYNFLPSTFSNKAIQDYEWRKLIQYINQSFIDKLTSFNPVLFFQEKGIDKLHETSNLLNKLSSLINKKYPSQMESITTYGITLLKFLNQVTMNILSEVIKVKECEVVNSS